A single genomic interval of Megalobrama amblycephala isolate DHTTF-2021 linkage group LG17, ASM1881202v1, whole genome shotgun sequence harbors:
- the zgc:113531 gene encoding von Willebrand factor C domain-containing protein 2-like: MGMAALWGSPVSVLHVWLPLLICGQCALAFSVAGQQETTCEANGSVYYVGEWYFLDSDHCTQCECTADGSACARTECTSLPAACIHVSHYPTDCCPRCEKIGCEYGGEVYELGQQFQPSACEQCTCYSDGIARCQVADCAPPPCVNPVYQKGKCCPQCKDGPNCYVNASRTQVIPGGEPVWVDSCTKCRCHDGQDAGYWEGNRLATCSHVRNCQPDEGLN, translated from the exons ATGGGCATGGCTGCGCTCTGGGGTTCCCCGGTGAGTGTTCTTCATGTCTGGCTTCCCCTGTTGATCTGCGGCCAGTGTGCTTTGGCTTTTTCGGTCGCTGGACAACAAGAGACGACCTGCGAGGCGAACGGCAGTGTTTATTATGTGGGTGAATGGTACTTTTTAGACTCAGATCATTGTACCCAATGCGAATGTACAGCAGACGGGTCTGCTTGCGCGCGGACTGAGTGCACATCCCTGCCGGCCGCCTGCATCCATGTCAGCCATTACCCGACAGACTGCTGCCCGAGATGCGAGAAGATCGGCTGCGAGTACGGCGGAGAAGTCTACGAACTGGGGCAGCAGTTTCAG CCCTCTGCATGTGAGCAGTGTACCTGTTACAGCGACGGCATCGCCCGCTGTCAGGTCGCAGACTGCGCCCCTCCACCATGCGTTAATCCAGTCTATCAGAAAGGAAAATGCTGCCCTCAGTGCAAGGATG GGCCCAATTGTTACGTCAATGCCTCTAGGACCCAAGTGATCCCTGGAGGTGAGCCAGTGTGGGTCGACTCCTGTACTAAATGTCGATGTCATGACGGTCAGGATGCAGGTTACTGGGAGGGCAACCGTCTGGCAACGTGTTCCCATGTCCGCAACTGCCAGCCTGACGAGGGGCTAAACTGA